From a single Mycolicibacterium moriokaense genomic region:
- a CDS encoding class I SAM-dependent methyltransferase, with protein MAAEEVMEWDDAYQEHGPFEGPPPWNIGEPQPELAAVIESGRVRSDVLDAGCGYAELALALAAAGHTVVGIDVSPTAVAAATKAANERGLSNATFVQDDITSFTGFDGQFNTIIDSTLFHSLPVEARDAYLRAVHRAAAPGAVFYVLVFEKGAFPEGFGPHTVTEDELRQAVSKHWTIDDIRPAFIHANMAVAIPADAPFTLPAYGQDEKGRDKMPGFLLTAHKDG; from the coding sequence ATGGCAGCTGAAGAGGTTATGGAATGGGACGACGCCTACCAGGAACACGGTCCCTTCGAAGGGCCGCCGCCGTGGAACATCGGCGAACCGCAGCCTGAACTCGCCGCAGTGATCGAGAGCGGCAGGGTCCGCAGCGACGTGCTGGACGCCGGCTGCGGATACGCCGAGCTGGCGCTGGCGCTGGCCGCCGCCGGCCACACCGTCGTCGGCATCGACGTGTCACCGACCGCCGTCGCGGCCGCCACCAAGGCCGCGAACGAGCGCGGTTTGAGCAATGCCACGTTCGTCCAGGACGACATCACGTCGTTCACCGGTTTCGACGGACAGTTCAACACCATCATCGACAGCACCCTGTTCCACTCGTTGCCGGTCGAAGCCCGCGACGCCTACCTGCGTGCGGTGCACCGGGCGGCCGCGCCGGGGGCGGTCTTCTACGTCCTGGTGTTCGAAAAGGGCGCGTTCCCGGAGGGGTTCGGCCCGCATACCGTCACCGAAGACGAGTTGCGCCAAGCGGTGTCGAAGCACTGGACCATCGACGATATTCGGCCCGCATTCATCCACGCGAACATGGCGGTGGCCATACCCGCCGACGCACCCTTCACGCTGCCGGCCTATGGCCAGGACGAGAAGGGCCGCGACAAGATGCCTGGCTTCCTTCTCACCGCACACAAGGACGGCTAG
- a CDS encoding glutamate--cysteine ligase has product MGEEVQDTEYSRAHRREYRRKVQQCLDIFETMLKESSFEFERPLTGMEIECNLVDSDYQPAMTNSEVLQAIADPAYQTELGAYNIEFNVPPRRLPGRAALELESDVRASLNAAEAKANEHDAHIVMIGILPTLMPEHLSGRWMSESARYKALNDSIFTARGEDILIDISGPERLSLQTESIAPESACTSMQLHLQVSPADFAHNWNAAQVLAGPQLALGANSPYFYGHQLWAETRIELFAQATDTRPDELKTQGVRPRVWFGERWITSIFDLFEENVRYFPSLLPELSDEDPARELAEGRTPRLSELRLHNGTIYRWNRPVYDIVEQDGVLRPHLRVENRVLPAGPTVVDMMANAAFYYGVLRTLAEDDRPLWTKMSFAAAQHNFTESAQHGMNARLYWPGLGEVTPDELVLRQLLPMADEGLRRWEVAGEVRDRYLGVIEGRAKTGRNGSSWQIATVDALQNRGLSRPNALAEMLRIYCERMHSNEPVHTWDGP; this is encoded by the coding sequence GTGGGCGAAGAAGTGCAGGACACCGAGTACTCCCGCGCGCACCGCCGCGAGTATCGGCGCAAGGTTCAGCAGTGTCTCGACATCTTCGAAACCATGCTGAAGGAGTCCAGTTTCGAGTTCGAGCGGCCGCTGACCGGGATGGAGATCGAGTGCAATCTCGTCGACTCCGACTATCAACCCGCCATGACCAATTCCGAAGTCCTGCAGGCGATCGCCGATCCGGCATACCAGACCGAGTTGGGTGCCTACAACATCGAATTCAACGTCCCACCCCGCCGGCTGCCCGGTCGCGCGGCGCTCGAACTCGAGTCCGACGTGCGGGCCAGTCTCAACGCGGCCGAGGCCAAGGCCAACGAACACGACGCGCACATCGTGATGATCGGCATCCTGCCGACGCTGATGCCCGAGCACCTTTCGGGCCGCTGGATGAGCGAGTCGGCGCGCTATAAGGCGCTCAACGATTCGATCTTCACCGCGCGCGGCGAGGACATCCTGATCGACATCAGCGGACCCGAACGGCTGAGCCTGCAAACCGAGTCGATCGCGCCGGAGTCCGCATGTACCAGCATGCAACTGCACCTGCAGGTGTCCCCCGCCGACTTCGCGCACAACTGGAACGCCGCCCAGGTGCTCGCCGGGCCGCAGCTGGCACTCGGCGCCAATTCGCCCTACTTCTACGGGCACCAGCTGTGGGCGGAGACCCGCATCGAACTCTTCGCCCAGGCCACCGACACCCGTCCCGACGAGCTCAAGACACAGGGCGTGCGCCCCCGGGTCTGGTTCGGCGAGCGGTGGATCACGTCGATCTTCGACCTGTTCGAGGAGAACGTCCGCTATTTCCCGTCGCTGCTGCCCGAATTGTCCGACGAGGACCCGGCTCGCGAACTCGCCGAGGGCCGCACGCCGCGGCTTTCCGAGCTACGGCTGCACAACGGCACCATCTACCGGTGGAATCGCCCGGTCTACGACATCGTCGAGCAGGACGGGGTGCTCCGTCCCCACCTGCGTGTGGAGAACCGAGTGCTGCCCGCGGGGCCGACCGTGGTCGACATGATGGCCAACGCCGCGTTCTACTACGGCGTGCTGCGGACGCTGGCCGAGGATGACCGGCCGCTGTGGACGAAGATGAGTTTCGCTGCGGCACAACATAACTTCACCGAATCCGCGCAGCACGGAATGAACGCGCGGCTGTACTGGCCAGGTCTGGGTGAGGTGACGCCGGACGAGTTGGTGTTGCGGCAGTTGCTGCCGATGGCCGACGAGGGGCTGCGGCGGTGGGAGGTCGCAGGTGAGGTCCGCGACCGCTACCTCGGCGTGATCGAGGGTCGCGCGAAGACCGGCCGCAACGGCTCATCGTGGCAGATCGCCACCGTGGACGCGCTACAAAACCGCGGGCTGTCCCGACCGAACGCCCTGGCCGAGATGCTGCGAATCTACTGTGAACGCATGCACAGCAACGAGCCCGTACACACCTGGGACGGGCCGTGA
- a CDS encoding methyltransferase domain-containing protein → MVHVAREAVDIDRMPRGGPDASCLDRLLETDRLEYLDRDDVADDVKRSVIRTLEWTGEFFGNTDRFAKIVMDEVADVADPRILELGAGHGSLSRKLLEWHPTAELTVTDIDASSVAAMAASDLGEDPRATVRQMDAVAIDAPDRHFDLAVFVLSFHHLPPATAARVFAEGTRAADKLVILDLPRPPAPLHLVRLATMLPFAPFVPFLHDGVISSLRAYSPSALRALAEHADPTIEVQLRGGLLNPQIVVATRR, encoded by the coding sequence ATGGTCCACGTGGCTCGTGAAGCAGTCGACATTGACCGCATGCCCCGCGGCGGGCCCGACGCGTCGTGCCTGGACCGGCTGCTCGAGACCGACCGGCTGGAATATCTCGACCGCGACGACGTGGCCGACGACGTCAAACGCAGCGTGATCCGGACGCTGGAGTGGACCGGCGAGTTCTTCGGCAACACCGACCGGTTCGCCAAGATCGTGATGGACGAGGTCGCCGACGTCGCAGACCCCAGGATCCTCGAGTTGGGCGCCGGACACGGCAGCCTGTCCCGAAAACTGCTGGAGTGGCACCCCACCGCCGAGCTCACCGTGACCGACATCGACGCGTCATCGGTGGCGGCGATGGCCGCGAGCGATCTGGGTGAGGACCCGCGCGCCACCGTGCGACAGATGGACGCCGTCGCCATCGACGCGCCCGACCGGCACTTCGATCTGGCCGTCTTCGTGCTGTCGTTTCACCATCTGCCGCCGGCCACGGCAGCGCGGGTGTTCGCGGAGGGCACACGCGCGGCCGACAAGCTGGTGATCCTCGATCTGCCCAGACCGCCTGCGCCCCTGCATCTCGTCCGACTCGCGACGATGCTGCCGTTCGCCCCGTTCGTTCCGTTCCTGCACGACGGGGTCATCAGCTCGCTGCGCGCCTACAGTCCGTCAGCGCTGCGGGCACTGGCCGAACACGCCGATCCGACGATCGAGGTGCAGTTGCGCGGCGGACTGCTGAATCCGCAGATCGTGGTGGCCACCCGTCGATAG